The Mauremys reevesii isolate NIE-2019 linkage group 22, ASM1616193v1, whole genome shotgun sequence genomic interval CCGAGTCGGAGTCTTTATTTTCACAGTCGAAATGAGATGACAGGACACTGCAGCCAGGgacagcaggggaaactgaggcagcacgAGGGGTGggactggctggggggggggggaaggaacagaaccagggagagaacccaggagtcctggccccatgGGACAGGTAaacacagcaggagggggcggggattcccccagcgcccccctgggattccctgcccccccccagtgagcggagtcgggggggggggtcctagcGGGCGAGGTCTCGTCTGGGGTCCTCAGGCAGGTCCTGGAAGCCTtggagctcccgcaggccctggggggaggggagagaaacggGGTGTCGGGGGGGAACATcagaccccccagccccccgccccccggtgcCCCCCAGTTcccggccctgactgccaggggagagagccccctgcccagcccccccaccgccccccagctcccggccctgactgccaggggagagtgcccctgcccagcccccatcctgccccgcccccagtgcccagccctgactgccagtctgcccagcccctgactgcgtgcccagccctgactgccaggccctgcccagcccccgcgccccagctcccggccctgACTGCCGGGAgagagccctgcccagcccccacctgccccggtgcgccccagtgcccagccctgactgccaggggagagagccccctgcccagccccccgccccccggtgccccccagtgcccagccctgactgccaggggagaggccctctgcccagccccgccccggtgcccccagctctgactgccaggagagcgccccctgcccagccccctgcccgctccctgccccacagtgcccagccctgactgccaggggagagtgccccctgcccagccccaccctgcccccagtgcccccagtgcccagccctgactgccaggagagcacccctgcccagccccaccctgccccacagtgcccccagtgcccagccttgactgccagggagagcacccctccccagccctgccccatggtgcccccagtgcccagccctgactgccaggcaagagcgccctgcccagccccaccctgcccccagcgcccagccctgactgccagggcacccctgcccagcccccaccctgccccacagtgcccaGCCTTGACTGCCAGGGAGAgcacccctcccagccctgccccatggtgcccccagggcccagccctgactgccaggggagagcaccccctgcccagccccatcctgccccacggtgccccccagagccccagccctgactgccaggcgagagcgccccctgcccagccccccatcccACGGTGCCCCCCAgtggccagccctgactgccagggagcaccctcccagccctgccccatggtgcctcccagcgcccagccctgactgccaggggagagcaccccctgcccagccccccatcctgccccagggggccccccagtgcccagccctgactgccaggggagagcaccccctgccaagccctgccccatggtgccccccagcaccgagccctgactgccaggggagagcaccccctgccaagccccctggcccgctccccacagcacagtgcCCGTCCTGCCTGCCCCTGTGGGGCAAGTGCCCCCTTCTGGCCTCTCAATCCTGCAACCCCGTCCCGTGTTACCTCCAAGACCATCCGGATATTGGCCTTGATTTTGGCCGAGTCCTTGGCGAGGGATTCGCTGAGCCTGCAAAAGAGACACACCCGATGAGGCAGCGTTAGGGGATGGGGGGGCCCTGCACATTCTGGGGTCCCCTTTTGCCCTGCATGGACCACGACCAAGGTGGGGCCACCAAGGAATTCCAGCCCGCGCCCTGGTTAGCTCCCAGGGTCAGAATGCagctgctctggggtggggaacagCTGCATATAACGCCGCAGGAGGATGGCTCGcccggctctggggaggggcggctggggaccagccccacggggggggggggatcgtcTCCCCCACTCACTCGATCAGTAACTTGGTTTTCCTCTCCACGAAGCGCAGCGCCTCCGTCAGCGTCAGCTCCGCGAAGAACCCGTAGCCGAGGGCCAGGAAGATCCTGGAGGTGTCAGGCCTACGAGACGAGGAGATTTCGGGGGGGGTCATGCGGTGCAGGGGGCCCTGACCACACTGggttctgggggcggggggggggcagtactgtgggagagcagggagctggtggggtgtggggggatgttTAGGGGACctgaggggggcagaggaggcttctgtgggggtggggggagcaggatcagatgcTGGGGCGTAGGGGTGAACCTCTGGGGGTGGCCACAATGGGAGTCAGGGGTTCACGTGGGGTGGAACCAGCCAAGGAGGGGGTCCCGGGGgtgaggttggggggagggacccAGAGGGTGTTGAGGGATCTGGGGAGGGAATGAAAGAGGGACCCAGTGGGGCAGATGTGTGGGGTTCCCAGGGGCCAGGATGAGGTTGGGGGGCTGAAGGGGGGCCCGGGGGCCCCGGAACTCACACGTCCGCGTTGACAAAGAAGTTATAGCCCAGATCCACCTGCGTCTGCACCGCTCGGCCGCCCGCCTcctgccagggagagggggcccGTCAGCTGGGCCCGGCCAGAGAGCCACAgcccccccagagaccccacagccccctctgtCAGAGAGCCGCAGCCCCCAGAGACCCACAGCCCCGGACAGAGagccacagcccccgcccccaagaccccacagccccactcccagccagagagccgcagcccccagagaccccacagcccctcctggccagagacacccacaggcCCCCGGCCAGAgaatggggggggcggggactgggcccctggcggggggggggacagacgGGGGGAGCCTCCCGCCCACGTGCTCCAAGGTCCGGCCCATCTCGCGGAACTGAGACCCCCCCTTCACCCCCCGGCCTCGCCCAGAGACCCCACGGGGACACCCcagcggcgggggcggggggggcccaTTACCTGCAAACGCTCAATGACGGTCTTCAGCCACATGTGCTGAGTGATCTTCTCGTAAACCTCCTCCCGCTGCTGCTGCACCCGCCTGCCGCACAACACGGGTGAGGGGCgccggccgggcggggggggctgcggggcggggggcgccggccggccggggggggggggtgcggggcggggggcgccggccgggcgggggctgcgggaggGGCGCCGGCCggccgggggctgcgggacgGGGGCGCCGGCCGGGCGGGGACCGTGGCGGAAACGGCGAATGTCCGGGGGCCGGGGACTGGGGCGCCCCGGCGGGGACAGACGGGGGAGCCTCCCGCCCACGTGCTCCAAGGTCCGGCCCATCTCGCGGAGCTGCGAGGGGCCGGGGCCGGTGAGGGGCTGGAGCCGGGTGACGCGAGACACTTCCTGAGCCCCGCGGTCTGGGCGAGATGGGGGCGAGGCCGGGGGTAACGGGAGGAGCGGGCTGGGGATGCGGGGGCAAATGCTGGGTGCCTGGGGCGGGGCCGAGCGGTCCTTGGGTGTGGGGCCAGGCAGAGACTGGGGCGGGGCTGAGtggtggggcggggccaggctgggactgggggcggggctgggtgtggggcggggccaggcagaGAATGGGGCGGGGCTGAGtggtggggcggggccaggctgggaatgggggcggggctgagtggtggggcagggccaggctgggaatGGGGCGGGGCTGAGTGGTGGGGCGGAGCCAGGCAGagactgggggcggggctgagtggTGGGGCGGAGCCAGGCAGAgactggggcggggctgggtgtgggggcggggccaggcagaGACTGGGGCGGAGCCAGGAGGAACCAGGGGCGGGGCCGAGTGGTcggggcggggccaggcagggACCACGAAGCGGGACCAGGCGGGGAGAGATGAAGCAGTCGGAGGGGCGGGGCCCGGCGGGgacccgggggcggggccagggccgggctggcgcgggggcggggccggcggggacccgggggcggggccagggccgggctggcgcgggggcggggcccggcggggccccgggggcggggccagggccgggctggcgcgggggcggggccggcggggacccggggcggggccagggctggcGCGGGGCGGGGCCCGGACCGAGCGTTCGGGGCGGGGCCCGGCGGGgacccgggggcggggccagggctggcgcgggggcggggccagggctggcgcggggggcggggctcacCACAGGTCTCGCTGCAGCACGTCGCTGACGAAGGCCTCGTAGCGCGGCACCTTCTCCGCCGGCCCCATGGCGGGCGCTGCGGGTCCCGCCCCTCAGGGATCAAAGGTCACCGAgttccccccccgccctccactcTCCGCGCGACAGAGCCGCCGGAAATAGACGCGTCCGCTGCCACTTCCGGGTGGCGGCCCTTCGCCGGAAGTCAGTTGGGACCGCGCGCCTAGAAGTTCCGCTTTGGAAACGGAAGTTGACTCCGCTCCCTCCGTCACTGACTCCGGAAGCGCTTCCCGGAGACTACAGGGCGCGCCGGAAGTACACGCGGTAGCTCCGGCAACGGAGCACGGAAGTGACGCCATCAGACCGGAAGCGAGTCGCAGCAGCGCCGCAGGGCGAGCCCCCGCCCCCGGAGCGGCCACAGGGGGCCGGGGCTGCacgtcgggagtgaggggcaccaaccCCGCACGCGGCCCTTCCAGCTCCTGTTACAACCGGGCATCGCCtggagacccgccccccccccccggtgtctCCAGCAGCACGTGCCAGgccccccggacgcctgggttctcggccgggcaggggctggagccccccTGCCGCGGTCACAGCTGAGCTCATGGGCCCGGCCGTGGGGGGCCGGGGCCCTGCCCAGGGGGGCCGGGCCCGGCCTGAGACCCCTGGGGCTGCTGGGCCGGAGCGGCGCCTCTAGGCGGGGGgtccccagccgctcccccccagcagtggctgcagctcagcccaAGGGACCCGCCCCGTACAGTGTTACACGCGGCTGTTcccagctgccctccccagaggtggctgcagctcagcccaAGGGACCCGCCCCGTACAGTGTTACACGCGGCtgttcccagctgcccctccccagaggtggctgcagctcagcccaAGGGACCCGCCCCGTACAGTGTTACACGCGGCTGTTcccagctgccctccccagaggtggctgcagctcagcccaAGGGACCCGCCCCGTACAGTGTTACAGCGGCtgttcccagctgcccctcccagaggtggctgcagcgcAGCCCAAGGGACCCGCCCCGTACAGTGTTACACGCGGCTGTTcccagctgccctccccagaggtggctgcagctcagcccaAGGGACCCGCCCCGTACAGTGCTCCACGCGGCTGTTcccagctgccctccccagaggtggctgcagctcagcccaAGGGACCCGCCCCGTACAGTGTTACACGCGGCtgttcccagctgcccctccccagaggtggctgcagctcagcccaAGGGACCCGCCCCGTACAGTGCGCCACGCGGCTGTTcccagctgccctccccagaggtggctgcagctcagcccaAGGGACCCGCCCCGTACAGTGCTCCACGCGGCtgttcccagctgcccctccccagaggtggtcCCCTCTCAGCACCGAACGAGCCGTCCTGTGCGTAATCCTGAACTCTAACATGCTGCTGTTTCGTGCCCGAGCCCTGGGGGAGCAGGGTCCTAGACCCCAGCACGGGGGGCAGGTCACAAGGAGCTGGGCACAGCGTGAAAAGGAAGTTCTTTTATATACAAGTTTTGCCACATccccaaaaatatttttctttccccGAAAACAAAAATAATCTGCACAAACCCGCGGGGGAGGAGCCACATTTTGCCCCCCAAATGTGTCTGGGTAAGAAAACACCCTATGTGCCAGGTGGGCATGTGCCCCCGCCCCATGGGCACCTATGTACAGCCCTGAAAGCACCGGGGGGGGGGTTAACCCCTTTAGTGCTGGTGCTTCCTCACCCCCCGGCTCCAAGCAGGAAGGGGGGAGCCCTGTTGGCAATGGGCCCCCCGTGCATATGAACATCGagataagttaaaaaaaatccacgggggggggaggagttatTGCTCAATACGAGCCACCTGGATACAGGAGCTAGGGGGGCTGAAAGTGCCAAAAGGGGGtgaaaaggggggaggggcacagactGACTGTGGGGGGAGCAGGACTCACCCCACAGCTGCACTGTGCCCCTCTCTTGCCAGGGATAACAGGCAGGATGTGGGGGTCAGACAGCCCCATTGCTCGGGTATTGTCAAGTAAAGCTCAGTGGGGTTTTGGGAGGGGCTCTCCTCAGACGTGCCCTGGGCTGAGAAACattccccccctgctccccccagcaggatGGTGCCAactgctgtccccctcccctggaAGCTACTGGGGGGGCCAGCCCCCCCATCGGTAGAAGGGGGTCCCCTGAGCTGGTGGAGGGAGTTGCCCCCCCAAGTTCACAGGCCTGAGATGTCTTCACAGAGCAAATCTCTGAGGTCAAGGGTGGGAGGGACCccggctcctccctccccacctcaggGGTCAATCCACTTCCATGGAGTcgctgcagcagccccccccagcgtcggggggcctggggcagggggcagtgccgGGGGGGCGGATCCGGTCCTGGCGCTGGTAGAACAGGACGTAGGCGGCTTTCGACTGCAGGAGAAAGGGAGAGCGTCAGagagagcagggcatgctgggagaacCGCGccggagcagggcatgctgggagaacCGTGCcccggggcggtggggggcaggagcacaCAGCACTAGATGGGTCTGTGGGtttgagtggggcagcagggcctgctgggaacagggtcagcctcacctcaatctGAGCCTCACCCACGGGCGAGACGCTGCTGTCGTCAAAGTAAAACCAGTGACCGGAGTCCTTGTTCCGGGCGAACGTCGTATCTGAGAGACGGGCAGGGGTGAGACCCTGTGCCcgcagcgcccctcactcccgacccgcagcccccgggacccctcccccagctcggccggcacccctcactcccgacccgcagcccccgggacccctcccccagctcggcctgcgcccctcactcccgtcccgcacCCCCCGGGACCGCCCCCCCAGGGCGGGCggcgcccctccctcccgacccgcagcccccgcgacccctcccccagctcggccggcgcccctcactcccgacccgcagcccccgggacccctcctcccgctcggccggcgcccctcactcccgacccgccgcccccgggacccctcccccagctcggccggcgcccctcactcccgacccgcagcccccgggacccctcccccagctcggccggcgcccctcactcccgacccgcagcccccgggacccctcccccagctcggccggcgcccctcactcccgaccaccagcccccgggacccctacacCCGCGCGGCCGGCGccactcactcccgacccgcagccccgggaCCCCTCCCAGCtcggccggcgcccctcactcccgacccgcagcccccgggaaACACTCCCCCCCCAAGCTCGGCCGGcggccctcactcccgacccgcagcccccggggcccctcccccagctcggccggcgcccctcactcccgacccgcagcccccaggagccggcgcccctcactcccgacccgcatcccctgggaccccccccagcgcccctcactcccgacccgcagcccctgcccgctGCATACAGTGCCCGTCACGCAGGCTCCCGTAGTGGTTGGAGACGGCGATCAGGTCGTATTTGTGGGGCGCGGCGGCCACGTCCGCCCGGGGCTTGATAATGAAGTCCGAGAAGTCGAGGTCGCTgcgaggagaggagaggagttaCGGGGGGCTTGGGGGAGGGAACCCTGGCGTCCTGGCCCATCTGCAGCACAGGGGATtctatctggctccatgcagcccAATGAGTGGTTCTCCTTTTTACACTTCCTCTCAACTGTTGTGCGTGGCTGTTcgccagctgccccgccccagaggtggctgcatctcagcgccgggcgaacCGTCCCCGTGCGGTGTTATATCCAGccgttccccagctgccccaccccagagccagacgcatctcagcgccgggcgaacCGTCCCCGTGCGGTGTTATATCCAGCCgttcccagctgccccaccccagagccagacgcatctcagcgccgggcgaacCGTCCCCGTGCGGTGTTATATCCAGccgttccccagctgccccaccccagagccagacgcatctcagcgccgggcgaacCGTCCCCGTGCAGTGTTATATCCAGccgttccccagctgccccgccccagagccagaCGCATCTCAGCGCCAGGCGAACCGTCCCCGTGCGGTGTTATATCCAGCCGttcccagctgccccgccccagagccagccgcatctcagcgccgggcgaacCGTCCCCGTGCGGTGTTATATCCAGCCGttcccagctgccccgccccagagccagacgcatctcagcgccgggcgaacCGTCCCCGTGCGGTGTTATATCCAGCCGttcccagctgccccgccccagagccagccgcagtgCTCACCGGAGGGGGAACTCCACAAGCGCGTCGAGCTTCTCGCGGGCGAGCCGGGTGTAGGAGAAGCGCTTGAGATGGATGATGAGCACCTCGGGCAGCGCCCACAGGTCCAGCTTCTTGGTGGCCAGCTGGTGCCGCTTGCAGGCGGGGCAGtacctggggaggcaggggcagggtgagCCCAGGCCCTGGCACAGCACTGCTGCCCCCCGTCCCCATGGGCTTGGCTCTCACCAGGGGTTCTCCTCCTCCAGCGTCTCCACCGTGGTGAACAGCTCGACGCACTCACGCAGCTTCACCGGCTGCCTCCGCTGCACATGGCCCAGGCACTCGTGTTTCACGTAGCCCTGCCGAGGGATGGGGCTGTCAGGGggggcccagagccccaccccactcccgtGGGTTAACACTCTGGCcgagcccctccccactccccgtcAGTGAGGAATCCCACAGCTTACCGCTCTGGCTGAGGTATTCCTGCCCCCCCAACCCGGGCCAGACCCTGCAGCGGGGAGTCCCACAGGTTACTGCCCTGCCTGAGCTACCTCCGCCCGTCACACCCTGCAGCGGGAAGTCTTGCAGGTTAACACGCTGGTtgagctcccccccccagccatcACACCCTGCAGCGGGGAGTCCCACAGGTTACTGCCCTGCCTGAGCTACCTCCACCCATCACACCCTGCAGCAGGGACTCCCACAGGTTAACaccctcacctctgcctcctcctcatcGTAGTATCGCTTCTTCATATCCGAGTCCCAGTCGATGGCGATgtagggctgggctgggcgaggGGAGACACCACAttacctgccctgccccacagagcccccggCGGGGGAGCCCCATCCCTGGCCCCCCGcgccagccagtccccaccctgcccctctgagccagccaggccccgcCCTAGCACAGGATGGGGGCCAGCGCCCCGCAGAGGGAACAGTCCCCGTCCCGCCCCACTCACCATGCAGTGCGAAGCCCTCGCCAGGCAGGGCCGGGCGCTCGCTGGTCCCGTTGGCGTTCACCGGGCGCACGGTGAAGAGCGGCCGTCGGCGCCGGCACTTGCGTTTGGGCCGgttggcggtggggggcagggtcGCCTGGGgcggggacggggtggggggcccCCCCGAGCTCCCACTGCTTCCCTCCTCGGCCTGGCTGGCAGGGCCTTCATCCGGCgccccctcctcttcctcacctggggggggggcagagccatgAGCCAGCGCAGCCACAGACCCTTTCTCCCCGCCCCAGAccagccccccactctgggcccCCGCTGCCACCAGACACACGCCATGGCCACAAGCCGGTGTCCCCCCAGCGACGCCCCCAAGCCCatcccaccccccagtgccccccccagctccacaccCCCCGCATCAGCTTTCgaggggaggggcagccaggctgaGCCATTATtcacctggggtgggagggggaggagagcagaCAGTCTGGATCaatgccccccgcccccatccctccATGGAATGATGGGCTGGCCCCACAGCTCCGGCCCCAACTGGGGAACCCCTGCCAGCCTCTCTCGGCTCCCCTGGGcaggcagcccccgccccccactctcccacccgccccagcccccaatgccccccccccattacccTCGCTCAGCCCGTTGGCCTGGGGACCGTACAGATCTTCCTCctcgctctcctcctcctcctcctcggagCCCGACTCCGGCCGCCGCACATAGCGCCTGCAACCAGAGCCAGTGCCTgagcccaggggccctgggggGCGGGCGGGCCCGTGGCATGTGGGGGGACAGGGCACCCCGGCTGCGGGAGGGAGGGGTCCCCATTTCAGGGGGTAGCAGGGGTAGAAGGGCAGCACTCAGAGCTGGTGCCGCAGCAGGCCCTAGAAGAGATCCCAGGGGCGGGGGTCAGGGATCAGCAGGATGTGAGGTTCCCGGGTTGGGGTCAGGGATCAGCAGGGTGTGGGGTCCCCGGGGGGGGGAGTGTTCCTGGGTTGGGGTCAGGGATCAGCAGGACGTGGGGTCCCCAGGGGGTGGTCCCAGGGACGGGGGTCAGGGATCAGCAGGACGTGGGGTTCCTGGGTTGGGGTCAGGGATCAGCAGGACGTGGGGTCCCCGGGCGGGGGGTGGTCCCAGGGGCGGGGGTCAGGGATCAGCAGGACGTGGGGCCCCCGGGGGGATTCCCAGGGGCGGGGGTCAGGGATCAGCAGGGCGTGGGGTCCCTGGGTGGTTCCCAGGGGCGGGGGTCAGGGATCAGCAGGGCGTGGGGTTCCCGGGTTGGGGTCAGGGATCAGCAGGGCGTGGGGTCCCTGGGTGGTTCCCAGGGGCGGGGGTCAGGGATCCGCAGGGCGTGGGGTCCCCGGGGGGGTTCCCCGGGGCGGGGGTCAGGGATCAGCAGGGCGggggggccccggggggggggcccggggcggggctcagggatCAGCAGGGCGTGGGGCCCCCGGGGGGATTCCCCGGGGCGGGGGTCAGGGatcagcagggcctggggcccccgGGATCCCGGGCGGGGTCAGGATCAGCAGGGCGTGGGGCCCCGGGATTCCCGGGGCGGGTCAGGATCAGCTGGACGTGGGGCCCCCGGGGGGATTCCCCGGGGCGGGGGTCAGGGATCAGCAGGACGTGGGGCCCCCGGGGGGATTCCCAGGGGCGGGGGTCAGGGATCAGCAGGACGTGGGGCCCCCGGGGGGATTCcccggggcggggctcagggatCAGCAGGACGGGGGGCCCCCGGGGGGGTCCCAGGGGGACACTCACGAGAGTCGCTCCAGCAGCAGGCCGTACAGGGCGTCCCAAGACAGCTGCGCCCGCGGCACGGAGACCAGCAGCGGGTGCCCGAACAGAACCACCCCATAGCCCGGGTCGCCGTCGCGGGGGGGCGCCCGCTCCCGCAGGTACACGGGCAGCACCAGTGccccccctggctctgccagccCCCCCGCTACTTCATACCTGGGGAGACAGCACTGAGACACGGCCCCCACAGACGGTGCCCCGCCCCACTGCCACGCCACAGCCCCCTTGTACCTGGGGAGAGACAACGCTGAGACAGCCCCTCCCCATACCTGGAGCCTCCCCCATGTCCACCAGCACCGCCCCCTTGTGACACACGTCCCGCCCACCCCgcaggggacacccccccagTGCTCACACGAAGATGTCGTCTCTGTCCAGGATGCAGCTCAGCGCCTCGTCCACCTGGTACAGCTTGTAGAAGCGATGGCTGAACACGTCGGCCACCATCatctgggggggttggggggagagaccagccctgagcaccccctggACCAGGCCGGTGACCCCAGTGGGGATgggccccattccccgccctcctgagccagccagttcCCACCCCAGGGCTGGATGGGAGCTGCCGCCAGGGAACAAAATGGGCATTTGGTGTGATATTGTCATGACCCTGgtgtgtgcctcggtttccctttgTTCCAAGTCTTGGGtctgctggtggggggggggggacagggtggCTAAGGAA includes:
- the UXT gene encoding protein UXT encodes the protein MGPAEKVPRYEAFVSDVLQRDLWRVQQQREEVYEKITQHMWLKTVIERLQEAGGRAVQTQVDLGYNFFVNADVPDTSRIFLALGYGFFAELTLTEALRFVERKTKLLIELSESLAKDSAKIKANIRMVLEGLRELQGFQDLPEDPRRDLAR